In the Primulina eburnea isolate SZY01 chromosome 15, ASM2296580v1, whole genome shotgun sequence genome, CTATACCCCTTGACAAACATTCCTTGCTTGGCTTCCTCCGATTCACCCTCCCCGGTGTATTTTCCGAGCTGAGCCAAAGAGTTAGCCTTGGCTCTCACGAGCAGAAcatcctgagctgccttcacaTTCTCTGGGAGTCCTCTCCATGTCTTGAGGCATGTGTTTTGGAGGGCCCTGGCGTAAGAGAATGATACATGCCATGGGTTCGGAGCTTGGTTCATTGCATTCAAGTTCAAGGTTGCTTCTACCTCAGATTGCCCGCCTGACAAAAACTGCCCAAGATATCAAGACAAAAAAACACATTAGCTTGATACTCTCAAAGACCATATCTTTAAGTTGATGCAATCTAGTTAAAACCCTTACAACAGTGTAGAATCGAGTGTCTGTCATTAAACAATGTCTAGCTATTTTAGTGACACCAAACTCAAATCTTTAAAAAAGAAGGGGCGTTGAAGGACAACCAAATGAAAAGGGAATCAATGCATTATACCATGTAAAACATATACAATAATTGATATGAGCTTGAATACTTGCCATGATTCCAGGGACGGAAGGGGGGATTCTCTTGCGGAGGAGCTTAAGAGTGTAGTCTGCAACTTTCTCAGGTGTGGCCTTGACTTTGCATTCAGCACCAGGAGTCACCATGCTTGGTTTAAGGAGGATTCCCTCAAACAAAACATTGTTCTCTGCTAAGTAGAAAAACACCTCTGCCCAAACTTTAAGTGCAACCTCAAAAGTCCTCTCAATTCCATGCTCTCCATCTAGCAAGATTTCTGGCTCCACTATTGGGACCAATCCTGAGTCCTAACGAGTTCAACCATCGAAATTAAATAAGCATCGGTTTTCATCACAAAATTTTCATGTAAAATATTATAGCTCTAGAATTATCTCAAAGCCGCAGCTCTTCTCATGTGCAAAGTGCCATTTTCCGGCTTGTGTTTCTGGTAACAGCTTCGACGAGTTTGTCTCGATTTTCATgctaattaaattattctttaCACTGTTATGATTGTTGTTTGATGGTAATAGATACCCTTAAATATTTAGTGGGTACTAACTGAGGTAAGTAATTTTGATTGGTGGATCAGACACTGACGGTTTATGTATTGACAAAAGTCTGCAGATGCAGCCTAACACAGGACAAGACATGTGATCCGTCCACAACAAACATGGTGAGATATAAGCTACTTTCCATgaattttagttttaaaatcCACTACGTATTTGAGATTACTTCTCTGATTCAAGATGAACCAAACCATACAATATGATACCTGAGAAATAGCAGCATAACGTGCCAGGCCCCAGGCAGCCTCCTTCACAGCCAAGGCAGATGGACCATTGGGAATGCTCACAACAGTACGCCTGATTCAAGAAACAGCAAAAACGATATGTTTTACATCATAAACACAAAAGTGATTCATTCTAATTCATATGATACTAGTACTCACCATTTGGCAAAACGAGCGCCCTGCTGATAGTAAGCAGCAGTGCGAGAAGCAAGGCCATCAAGACCTTGGCACCATGACTCGTCATTTGAACCAGCTAGCGGTACCAAACCCTGCCTCATTCCAATCCATTTTCCATCAACTTTCAAGAATCACTTATACTAACATCCATAAACTATATATTACATCGTATAAGATCTAATTTTTGTTTAGAATTAAACTACCAACCAGGAACAGGTAAAATTTTACATGCCTTAATATTGTTAGTCATCAAAACTTCATAGCTTCGCGTGTTTTAGCTATTATCAATATTCAAGAATCGATTAATTCGCATGGATTCACGAGTTTTATTAGTTACCTTGTCGACTTTGATCCCAGGGACAATGTTCTGCTCGACAAGAACGTCGACCATTTTCTTGCCCTCGACTGTGGATTGGTATAGAGTCTCCTCGAAGAGGATGGCACCGGAGATGTATTGGCCTAGGCCAGGGGCGGAGACAAGGAGGGTGCGGTAGGCTTGGCGGTTAGCCTCGGTGTTCTCGAGCCCGATTGACGCCAAACGCTTACCGCATGTGGCATTTGACTCGTCCATGGCTAGGATTCCACGCCCTGGTGATGCAATAGTTTTCTACACCAACATGGTTTTAGGACATTGTCAAATTACCCATTGGTTAAAATCCATACCCATAAACAACATTATCACtgagatattgagattatattTCATTTATCTAACTTGCATTGTATAGTTGGTTTTTCTTCTCTTAAGAAGTTACATTAAATATAACTATTTGATACATGTTAACAATAGCATATTCATCGACATTCACTAGCATTTCCAAATACACCTTGTTCCAAGCCACGCTTTATCCCAAAgttcaaaaaatttgaaatttaaaacgTACTGCGGTCTTGACAAGCTCATCAGCATAGGAAGAAGCTCGAATTGCGAGAGGTGACGCGGCGGCGACTCTTGTGTGGCACAACCGAACCGCCGAGGACGACGACTGCCGGAGAAGAGGGCGGCCCTTAACAAATTCAGACTTATCCAAGATTGGAGATGACTTTAGGAATGATGCAGAGGCCATTGCtatgtgtatttttttttttttttttggtgtgtGAATGAGTGTATTTTTGGTTAAGTTTTTGTGTCACTATTTCATTCTTATAAGAAGCTAAGGCGAACGTTTATTTAAAATCTTATCCCACTTTCACTCTCTCTCTttgccacacacacacacacacacacactctgcTATGTAAAGAGGGTGTATGTGCCAAAAGATGTCTTCTTTGAGGTCGTCCTTAATGGACCAATCACTGGTCGCCACGTGGATGGCatattttttctattttattttatttgcacAAGTGATTGAAAACTGAAAAGGTTTGAATAATTCTAGCACTATTTGATGTGAGTTATAAAACGTTTCTGTTTTCACAACCTTGTTACTTGATttcaaaaaatatcatatacatATGGTATATCTTATCTCAACTCATTAGTTGAAATTCAATCATGGGATGTTTTGGCATATATTTTTACTAATGCAATTTCCATTACTGATAGACAAATATTTTTGTCTGACGATCTATTCAATGTTGGAGTAAGACCTGATATTAACGTGGGTATCTTCATTTCCAGAATAGGGTCTGCAACTCAAATTAAACACATGAAGCAAGTAGTTGGTAAATTAAAATTGATGATCTCCGGGTGAATCGGATAAGACATAAGTGGGCAATCCACCGGATAATGAAGATAATTTTGTGTTTAAGGAATATGAGTAAGGATAATGGCTTCAGTCGAGACCTGCAAACAAGAAAaaaactcgtgaatgggcgccagaAGGATGTCCGACGTgtccactccgatgcttaagtcatcAGGTTGAAGACGAAGAATACAAGCGATATATGTGAGTGCTTGAGTTCAACTTTTTTAGAATCTGTAAATGAGAAATGTACATGTTATTTATAGGAGGAAATGTGATAGGTACCTTGTTTTCCATGCCTACCAGCTAAGTATGGCAAGTCGGCTGCACATACTTTCTGATGACTTATATAACACGTCAAAAACATGTTGTTCTGACATATAAGATTGCACATATCAATACACTCGAGTGTGGTGAGTTCTCGAGAACTTGCATGAGAGCCCAGACTCTTGATTGCCCGGGAAGAGAATGTCCCGAACACCTCCATGCCCGGCTGCTGAGGAAAATACTATGCATATTGACTATGATTTGGGCTATCCAATTCATGTATCAGGTCATCCATGACCGGGTTCTCATGGGTATCAAAAATTGAAAAGCACAATTTGCAGAACTAGGAGCCTGGCGCAATTTGCTTAGATCTTGATAAAGCTATTCAAAATCATCAATTGGTAAGTGAAGCGATGTCGggtataattaaataacaaatacaaaatataaattttatttgagaGGAGCGATTATCTATTATAAGTTTATGATCACTCCCGTGAGAATTCTTGTTGATttgattataaattaaatatttatggccgcatcttcatgaaataattatatttataaccTAATTGGacaaatttattaatattattttgcgGAGTGGTTTGGAGAGTTTTtgcttattttaaaatgattattctacatattattttcaaattggTAAGAAGTTAAAGTAGAGAGAGTTCAGAAATAGAAGTCTAAAGtcaatataaaataaagtttgaGTGTTTGGAGAATGATTATTCAAACTTAAGTTTTAGTTAAATGACAATCATATCCTTAaactatataaaataaatattaaaaaactatataaaataaatatattttaattatctaaAATTTGATACTCACACCATCAATAATgtgtttatataattattattattaaatcatgaatattttatcaaaattaatttaatttttataacatgaatgcttgaaaaaatatataagattaataaaaataaaaatataaatataaaaaatggcAAAATTCGTATTAATACAAATGTAATATGATAAATATTGTAAAGATATAAATGTAAACttgtaattttaaacaaaaagaagtaaaaaaaatatacacTCGGGACTTCTGATTTGAGATTTTAATCAACACAAGTTGGGCCAATGAAAATATCTACCCTAATTTGTAGGCCCGTTTATATTGGGCCAACCAGTTGGAAGCCCGTTTCGCATAAAAAACAAAGTAAGCTTCTCAATGTTTAATATGACGATAGATTCCTTGTTCTACAGTGTCTCCAGAAACCCCATCAAAGATTTCTCGCATAGGGTTCTGTGAGGGAAAGAGAGGGCTGGATTCCCATGGAGGACGATGAGGACGCTTTTTCGAACTTGCAAAAAACTCCTGAATCGGATTTGGAAAGGGAAACTTTAGAAACCGGTGATGCAAATATGGCTGAGGAATGCGAGTTTCTACTGGAATCGGGTGAATGGAATGAGATGTTCTCGTCAGAGGCGGTGGCTGATGAAGTTGGAGGAAAGGCTGGTTTGGAGGATAATGTCGCTGCAGAGTCCCGGGTGGTGATGTCGGTTGTGCCGGTGGAAGAGTTGACGGAGGAAGGTGGCGGAGAAGTGATGATTTCTGATGTTGAGGACCCTCAACTGAAAAGAAAACTCGATGAAGGATCTGGGCTATTGGATGATTCCAAGGTGGCATCGGCGGTGTCTGATGCAGGGAATTCGGTGTTGTTTTCTGAGCCGAAAGTTGATGCAAGAGAGGATGAAATTTCGGTGGAACCAAATCTTGGAATGGCAACAGAGGAAGAATTTATGACCATAGCTAATTCCGAGGTCGAGGCGGTGGTCGCTGACGAAGATGAAGCACCGGCATTTTCTGGGTCGCCCGAATACGTTAGAGGTGATGAATTTCTGGAAGCTAGTGAGGGAATGGAGTTTCTTAATAATAGAGCCGAGTTGGTGATGGAGAGTGTGATCAGCGAGGAAGAGAAGGTTGAGGAAGTGGGAGCTCAGGTTGATTTTGCTCAGTGTGGGGATTTCGAAAATGATTtagaggtggtggtggtgggtgGCGAGGATCGCGAGGATAAGGTTGACTTTATTGAAAACTATTTAGAAGCTGGGATAGCTGAGAAATCCTCTGGCGTTAAAGAGGAAAAAGTCGACCTCTTTATAACTAAGGAGAGATCCATCACTGATGTTAATGTAGAGTTGGAGCTAATAACTGAAGTGGGCACGAGTTTGGTTAATTTCCGTGAAGATGAGCAGGTTCTTGAATCCATTGGTGCTGATCTGACAGATAAGCTTGCGGGTAATGAAGAAGTATCTGCTGAGGAAAAATTAATGTCTGAAACGAAGATGGTGGAGGAAAATTGCATTTGTGTGGATAGTGTAAAGGATTTCAAGCTAGTTGAGTCTGTCATTGCTGCAGAAAACAGGGACGTGGCTGTTGCGGTTGAGGAGTTTCCTTCAGGAAATAATGGAATGGAAATAGATGAGAGAGTGGAATCAGATGTGTTCTGGAACGACGTGTCCATGGAGGCTCAATTGGAGGGTGCTGAAGTGGAAACTTGGACAACAAGCTTGGCGGTGACTGATAAAATTCGTAGCGATAACACAATAACAGTTGTGACTGATCCTGATCAGGAAATGGATGATTCACCTGCTGCTGTACAAGATAAGGAAGATGAAAAAATCATGGACGAGGAGGCAACTGAAATAGAGACTGAAACAGAAGTGGCTGAATCAAGGATAGCATCTGAAGGGAAGCGGAAGAGAGGGAAGTTTTTAAGGAGTTCATCAATTTCTAAGGTCGCAACAAAAGCTTCGTCTAGGAAGAAGGTAGGGGAGGATGTTTGCTTCATTTGCTTTGATAGCGGGGAGCTGGTGCTATGTGGCCGTAGGTAAGTTTCTGAGAGTTGGGATGTGATCTTTTCAAACTTAACTAGGAACAAGATAGTGTGTGTTCTTTATTTTCAGAATATGCTCGGTTTCATATGTTTTCATGCTGCTAACCGATGAAGTTTCTTCCTTTAATTCCCAGAGGTTGCCCAAAGGCCTATCATCCATCCTGTGTTAATCGAGACGAGGCATTTTTCAGGGCTAAGGGTCGGTGGAACTGTGGTATGAATTTCTTCATATCGATACAAAACACATTCATAAGTTACTGTACCTGTTGA is a window encoding:
- the LOC140813649 gene encoding fructose-bisphosphate aldolase 1, chloroplastic-like, encoding MASASFLKSSPILDKSEFVKGRPLLRQSSSSAVRLCHTRVAAASPLAIRASSYADELVKTAKTIASPGRGILAMDESNATCGKRLASIGLENTEANRQAYRTLLVSAPGLGQYISGAILFEETLYQSTVEGKKMVDVLVEQNIVPGIKVDKGLVPLAGSNDESWCQGLDGLASRTAAYYQQGARFAKWRTVVSIPNGPSALAVKEAAWGLARYAAISQDSGLVPIVEPEILLDGEHGIERTFEVALKVWAEVFFYLAENNVLFEGILLKPSMVTPGAECKVKATPEKVADYTLKLLRKRIPPSVPGIMFLSGGQSEVEATLNLNAMNQAPNPWHVSFSYARALQNTCLKTWRGLPENVKAAQDVLLVRAKANSLAQLGKYTGEGESEEAKQGMFVKGYSY